A window of Ketobacter sp. MCCC 1A13808 contains these coding sequences:
- a CDS encoding AAA family ATPase has translation MQFQGTDQYVATDDLKLAVNAAIQLQRPLLIKGEPGTGKTMLAEQVAEGLGMRLLQWHIKSTTKAHQGLYEYDAVSRLRDSQLGNDKVHDIKNYIKKGKLWEAFESGEQVVLLIDEVDKADIEFPNDLLQELDKMEFYVYETQETIKATIRPIVIITSNNEKELPDAFLRRCFFHYIDFPDKPTMEQIVEVHFPGIKKTLLKEAMEVFFDVRKVPGLKKKPSTSELIDWLKLLLADDIPEDILRNRDTKSAIPPLYGALVKNEQDVHLLERLAFMHRRES, from the coding sequence ATGCAATTTCAAGGTACCGATCAGTACGTTGCCACCGACGATCTTAAACTAGCGGTGAATGCAGCGATCCAGTTACAGCGCCCATTATTGATTAAAGGTGAACCCGGCACCGGTAAAACCATGCTGGCAGAACAAGTCGCGGAAGGGTTGGGCATGCGGCTGCTGCAGTGGCACATTAAATCCACCACCAAAGCACACCAGGGTTTATACGAATACGATGCAGTATCCCGGTTACGCGATTCTCAGTTGGGCAATGATAAAGTCCATGACATCAAAAATTACATTAAAAAAGGTAAATTGTGGGAAGCCTTTGAATCCGGTGAACAGGTTGTATTGCTAATCGATGAGGTGGACAAGGCAGATATCGAGTTCCCCAATGATTTGCTGCAAGAACTGGATAAGATGGAATTCTATGTGTATGAAACGCAAGAAACCATAAAAGCCACTATACGGCCTATCGTCATCATCACCAGTAACAACGAAAAAGAACTGCCGGATGCTTTCTTGCGTCGCTGTTTTTTCCATTATATTGATTTCCCCGATAAGCCGACCATGGAACAGATCGTGGAAGTGCATTTTCCCGGCATTAAAAAAACGTTGCTAAAAGAAGCGATGGAGGTGTTTTTTGACGTGCGCAAGGTGCCGGGCCTGAAAAAGAAACCATCCACGTCAGAATTGATCGATTGGCTGAAATTATTGTTGGCCGACGATATCCCCGAAGACATATTGCGTAACCGTGACACCAAAAGTGCGATACCGCCACTTTATGGCGCCTTGGTCAAAAACGAGCAGGATGTTCATTTGCTGGAGCGTTTGGCATTCATGCACCGTCGTGAGAGCTAA
- a CDS encoding MaoC/PaaZ C-terminal domain-containing protein: protein MPILENIPFDQLEIGMTAEYTKQILEEDIKLFAILSGDTNPLHLDPEYAKTTQFGGCIAHGAICAVIISAAVATTIPGPGSIYFGQEMRFKKPVRPGDTLTAHLTLTEKKRRGNFVLIANEIKNQHGETVFVGVSTVVAPTEKLVIEQAVLPEIEIKE, encoded by the coding sequence ATGCCTATTTTAGAAAACATTCCATTCGATCAGCTCGAAATCGGAATGACTGCCGAATATACAAAACAAATACTCGAAGAAGACATCAAACTATTTGCCATTCTCTCGGGTGATACCAATCCTCTGCACCTTGATCCTGAATACGCAAAAACCACGCAATTTGGTGGCTGCATTGCCCATGGCGCTATATGTGCCGTCATCATTAGTGCCGCCGTTGCCACCACCATTCCCGGCCCCGGCAGCATCTATTTCGGCCAGGAAATGCGTTTTAAAAAACCGGTTCGGCCTGGGGATACGTTGACAGCTCACCTCACCTTGACTGAGAAAAAGCGTCGCGGAAACTTTGTGTTGATTGCCAATGAAATTAAAAATCAGCACGGTGAAACGGTATTCGTAGGCGTATCCACTGTGGTGGCCCCCACTGAGAAACTCGTCATTGAACAAGCCGTACTGCCTGAAATAGAAATCAAAGAATAA
- a CDS encoding vWA domain-containing protein yields the protein MLIDFFFELHEGKVPVSIREYLDLLSALEQGVIYADMDQFYYLSRTVLVKDEKHFDKFDQAFKKYFEGLEVLDELFENLIPDDWLRKEIEKNLSKEEYEKLKELGDLDKLMEEFKKRLEEQKKRHQGGNKMIGTGGTSPFGAYGQNPAGFRMAGPGRTGKAIKVWEKRQYRNLDDSVDLGVRNIKMALRRLRKFTRSGMPDQLDIDDTIDSTARNAGFLDIKMVPERRNGVKVLLFFDVGGSMDPYVRSCEELFSAARTEFKHMEYFYFHNFIYEGVWKDNARRWTDRTSTWDILHKYSSDYRVIFVGDATMSPYEISSVGGSVEHWNEEAGEKWLTRLTDYFEKVIWLNPEPENTWEYTTSVTWTKRLMEDRMYPLTLKGLEESMRYLAK from the coding sequence ATGTTAATCGATTTTTTCTTTGAACTGCATGAAGGCAAAGTCCCGGTCAGTATTCGGGAATACCTGGACTTGTTGTCGGCGCTGGAACAAGGTGTCATTTATGCAGACATGGATCAGTTTTATTACCTGTCCCGAACGGTATTGGTCAAGGACGAAAAGCACTTTGATAAATTCGACCAGGCTTTCAAAAAGTATTTTGAAGGGCTGGAAGTGCTGGATGAATTGTTTGAAAACTTGATACCGGACGATTGGCTGCGCAAAGAAATTGAAAAAAACCTGAGCAAAGAAGAGTACGAAAAGCTCAAGGAGTTAGGCGATCTTGATAAGCTCATGGAGGAGTTCAAGAAGCGCCTGGAAGAGCAGAAAAAGCGTCATCAGGGCGGTAATAAAATGATTGGCACCGGCGGAACATCCCCGTTTGGCGCGTATGGTCAGAATCCGGCTGGATTCCGCATGGCGGGACCGGGACGGACTGGCAAAGCGATAAAAGTCTGGGAAAAACGCCAGTATCGTAATCTGGACGATTCGGTTGATTTGGGCGTGCGTAACATTAAGATGGCTTTACGTCGCTTACGTAAGTTTACCCGTAGTGGGATGCCTGATCAGCTGGATATTGACGATACCATCGACAGTACAGCCCGTAACGCCGGATTTCTTGATATTAAAATGGTGCCCGAGCGCCGAAACGGAGTGAAGGTTTTACTCTTTTTCGATGTGGGCGGATCAATGGACCCCTATGTTCGCTCCTGTGAGGAGTTGTTCTCCGCTGCTCGCACTGAGTTCAAACACATGGAGTATTTTTATTTCCATAACTTTATATATGAAGGGGTTTGGAAAGATAACGCAAGGCGCTGGACCGACCGCACATCGACCTGGGATATTCTGCATAAATACAGCAGCGATTACCGGGTGATTTTTGTCGGGGATGCAACCATGTCTCCCTACGAAATCAGTTCTGTTGGGGGCAGTGTGGAGCACTGGAATGAGGAAGCCGGGGAAAAATGGCTAACCCGCTTGACGGATTACTTTGAAAAAGTGATTTGGTTGAATCCGGAGCCGGAAAATACCTGGGAATACACCACGTCGGTTACCTGGACAAAACGCCTTATGGAAGACAGGATGTATCCGTTGACATTGAAAGGGCTGGAAGAAAGTATGCGTTATCTGGCTAAGTGA
- a CDS encoding alpha/beta hydrolase, translating into MIAEKHLLTATDSHKIFVRKWSNPDQPPVAAIHINHGMAEHSQRYQPIAEILLEAGFVVYAHDHRGHGHSIPPGGLVGHYADRNGWDLVVSDVHTVNQFIRQENPEIPTILLGHSMGSFIAQAYCLKHGDTVDAVILSGSAYSTPRSLQPPKLLIKLEKLRGGDKGRSELIDRQAFSKFNRQFGKPRTDADWLTRDVEEVDRYMLDPLCGFLCTNKMWEDFVGGLETISRSSSLRRIPNHLPFYLTSGERDPISFRTTQHGVAKLANHLKSGGQTDVTFKLYKDGRHEILNEINRREVVQDIIYWINSRLRESIHSKKPEAALA; encoded by the coding sequence ATGATTGCCGAGAAGCACCTTCTCACCGCCACAGACAGTCATAAAATATTTGTTCGCAAATGGAGCAATCCAGACCAGCCCCCAGTTGCAGCGATCCATATCAATCACGGTATGGCAGAACACAGCCAACGTTATCAGCCCATCGCAGAGATTCTGCTGGAGGCCGGCTTTGTTGTCTATGCCCATGATCACCGGGGTCACGGGCATTCTATCCCGCCAGGGGGGCTAGTTGGACATTATGCTGACCGCAATGGCTGGGATCTGGTGGTATCGGATGTCCACACGGTGAATCAATTCATCCGCCAAGAAAATCCCGAAATTCCGACCATCTTGCTCGGGCACAGCATGGGATCCTTCATTGCTCAAGCCTATTGCCTGAAACACGGTGACACAGTGGATGCCGTGATATTATCCGGTTCCGCTTACTCAACTCCCCGCTCGTTACAGCCACCCAAGTTACTCATCAAATTGGAGAAATTACGCGGAGGCGATAAAGGCCGCAGCGAGCTGATTGACCGGCAAGCATTTTCCAAATTTAACCGGCAATTCGGCAAACCCCGAACCGACGCAGATTGGCTGACACGGGACGTTGAAGAAGTGGATAGATATATGCTGGACCCCCTGTGCGGCTTTCTGTGTACCAATAAAATGTGGGAAGATTTTGTGGGCGGTCTGGAAACCATAAGCCGTTCCAGCAGCCTGCGTCGAATCCCTAATCACTTGCCCTTCTACCTTACATCCGGTGAGCGCGACCCCATCAGCTTCCGCACGACTCAGCATGGAGTAGCGAAACTAGCAAACCACCTTAAAAGTGGCGGCCAGACCGATGTGACATTTAAGCTTTACAAGGACGGCCGCCATGAAATTCTGAATGAAATAAACCGGCGGGAAGTAGTGCAAGACATCATATACTGGATAAATTCAAGGTTAAGGGAATCCATTCATTCAAAAAAGCCTGAAGCAGCATTGGCATAG